A stretch of the Papaver somniferum cultivar HN1 chromosome 6, ASM357369v1, whole genome shotgun sequence genome encodes the following:
- the LOC113287900 gene encoding probable serine/threonine-protein kinase PBL23 isoform X2 codes for MLSLLHHQNLVNLIGYCADGEQRILVYEYMALGSLEDHLLDVPPNRQPLDWGTRMKIAQGAARGLEYLHDKASPPVIYRDFKASNILLDEDYNPKLSDFGLAKLGPTGDKSHVSTRVMGTYGYCAPEYAMTGQLTTMSDVYSFGVVFLEIITGRRAIDTSKPTDEQNLVTWAQPLFKDKNKFTLMADPRLEGNFPVKGLYQALAVAAMCLQEEAATRPLITDVVTALEYLSVPKNDNDEETPKSQCTDRSSLEDVRSNCDGTTEKHSNVEANEL; via the exons ATGCTGAGTCTACTCCATCATCAAAACCTCGTAAACTTGATAGGTTATTGCGCTGATGGAGAACAAAGAATTTTGGTTTACGAGTACATGGCATTGGGCTCTTTGGAAGATCATCTTCTTG ATGTGCCTCCCAATAGGCAGCCCTTGGATTGGGGTACTAGAATGAAAATAGCTCAAGGTGCTGCCAGAGGGCTGGAGTACTTGCATGACAAAGCTAGTCCACCAGTAATTTATCGCGATTTCAAGGCATCGAATATACTCTTAGACGAGGATTACAACCCAAAGCTGTCTGATTTCGGCCTAGCCAAGTTAGGTCCAACTGGTGATAAGAGCCATGTTTCCACAAGGGTTATGGGAACATATGGTTATTGTGCACCTGAGTACGCAATGACGGGTCAGTTAACAACCATGTCTGATGTATATAGCTTCGGTGTCGTGTTTCTCGAGATAATTACTGGAAGAAGAGCTATCGACACTTCAAAACCGACAGATGAGCAAAATCTTGTTACCTGG GCACAGCCACTGTTTAAAGACAAGAACAAGTTCACATTAATGGCTGATCCTAGACTGGAGGGGAATTTCCCAGTTAAGGGTTTGTACCAAGCTCTTGCAGTGGCAGCTATGTGTCTCCAAGAAGAAGCAGCTACCCGACCGTTAATTACTGATGTAGTGACCGCTCTCGAGTACTTATCAGTACCAAAGAATGACAACGATGAGGAAACCCCAAAATCTCAATGTACTGATAGAAGTAGCTTGGAAGATGTTAGATCAAACTGCGACGGCACCACTGAAAAACACTCAAATGTTGAAGCGAATGAACTATAA
- the LOC113287900 gene encoding probable serine/threonine-protein kinase PBL23 isoform X1 — MLRCLPCCFKAEEVRKSFKKNKIDQKQRSALASFVERISFKSSNSGKQIITDEILKLGGNGNIASKTFTFRELATATKNFKPECLVGEGGFGRVYKGFIDNINQVVAVKQLDRNGLQGNREFLVEVLMLSLLHHQNLVNLIGYCADGEQRILVYEYMALGSLEDHLLDVPPNRQPLDWGTRMKIAQGAARGLEYLHDKASPPVIYRDFKASNILLDEDYNPKLSDFGLAKLGPTGDKSHVSTRVMGTYGYCAPEYAMTGQLTTMSDVYSFGVVFLEIITGRRAIDTSKPTDEQNLVTWAQPLFKDKNKFTLMADPRLEGNFPVKGLYQALAVAAMCLQEEAATRPLITDVVTALEYLSVPKNDNDEETPKSQCTDRSSLEDVRSNCDGTTEKHSNVEANEL; from the exons ATGTTGAGGTGTTTACCATGTTGTTTCAAGGCAGAGGAAGTCAGGAAATCATTTAAGAAAAACAAGATTGATCAGAAACAGAGGAGTGCTTTAGCATCATTTGTGGAGAGAATCTCTTTCAAATCCAGTA ACAGTGGCAAGCAGATTATAACAGATGAGATACTAAAGCTTGGTGGGAATGGCAATATTGCTTCCAAGACGTTTACGTTTCGAGAATTAGCAACTGCAACCAAGAACTTCAAACCAGAATGTTTAGTTGGTGAAGGCGGTTTTGGAAGAGTTTATAAGGGATTCATTGACAACATAAATCAG GTTGTAGCTGTTAAGCAACTTGATCGGAATGGACTGCAAGGTAATAGAGAGTTCCTTGTCGAAGTTTTGATGCTGAGTCTACTCCATCATCAAAACCTCGTAAACTTGATAGGTTATTGCGCTGATGGAGAACAAAGAATTTTGGTTTACGAGTACATGGCATTGGGCTCTTTGGAAGATCATCTTCTTG ATGTGCCTCCCAATAGGCAGCCCTTGGATTGGGGTACTAGAATGAAAATAGCTCAAGGTGCTGCCAGAGGGCTGGAGTACTTGCATGACAAAGCTAGTCCACCAGTAATTTATCGCGATTTCAAGGCATCGAATATACTCTTAGACGAGGATTACAACCCAAAGCTGTCTGATTTCGGCCTAGCCAAGTTAGGTCCAACTGGTGATAAGAGCCATGTTTCCACAAGGGTTATGGGAACATATGGTTATTGTGCACCTGAGTACGCAATGACGGGTCAGTTAACAACCATGTCTGATGTATATAGCTTCGGTGTCGTGTTTCTCGAGATAATTACTGGAAGAAGAGCTATCGACACTTCAAAACCGACAGATGAGCAAAATCTTGTTACCTGG GCACAGCCACTGTTTAAAGACAAGAACAAGTTCACATTAATGGCTGATCCTAGACTGGAGGGGAATTTCCCAGTTAAGGGTTTGTACCAAGCTCTTGCAGTGGCAGCTATGTGTCTCCAAGAAGAAGCAGCTACCCGACCGTTAATTACTGATGTAGTGACCGCTCTCGAGTACTTATCAGTACCAAAGAATGACAACGATGAGGAAACCCCAAAATCTCAATGTACTGATAGAAGTAGCTTGGAAGATGTTAGATCAAACTGCGACGGCACCACTGAAAAACACTCAAATGTTGAAGCGAATGAACTATAA